A genomic region of Cannabis sativa cultivar Pink pepper isolate KNU-18-1 chromosome 1, ASM2916894v1, whole genome shotgun sequence contains the following coding sequences:
- the LOC115706291 gene encoding protein PLASTID MOVEMENT IMPAIRED 1: MADESTGSRRASNTQLLEELEALSQSLYQSHTAAVTRRTASLALPRSSIPPISSNDEIVPSAGVAAKTEAVKVNNKPLRRRLSLSPWRSRPKLDEGGDQTESQPARGSNQREFKKLEEKPSSEEKKGLWNWKPIRALSHIGMQKISCLFSVEVVTAQNLPASMNGLRLSVCVRKKETKDGSVQTMPSRVSQGAADFEETLFIRCNVYSNQGSGKQLKFEPRPFWIYALAVDAPELDFGRSSVDLRELIQESIDKSHEGARVRQWDTSFNLLGKAKGGELVLKLGFQIMEKDGGTGIYSQAEEPKNKSKYLSSTSFARKQSKMSFSVPSPKLSSRKDAWTPSQIGTTPNDLHGIDDLNLDEPAPAPVPSTSRAENKPKEPDSKAEDLDIPDFEVVDKGIEFQETKKNTAEEDEEEKERDSVKSIGETLAGNEVVKEIVHDQVHTKRLSELDSIAQQIKALESMMGDDHKSAHIDEDTESQRLDEDEDKVTREFLQMLEAEETNEYKFKQEDIPTMQLEGAEESEEKESSKAYLPDLGKNLGCIIQTRDGGYLAAMNPLDTEISRKETPKLAMQISRPFVIPLNENEPLSGFEFFQTMAAMELDELTSKIQGLMSMDELMGKTAEQVAFEGIASAIIHGRNKEGASSTAARTVAGVKIMATAMNSGRKERISTGIWSLSENSMTPEEILAFSLQKIEVMAMEALKIQAEMTEEEAPFDVSPLIIPNTKRTHPISSSVPLEDYSRHSKGSETLAMAVGIQLRDPIRRYEAVGGPMIALIYANPAPEEEEEEEEEKRFKLTSLHVGGVKVRNRGKRSVWDSEKQRLTGMQWLVSYGMGKAGKKTKQSASSKAQDLLWSISARVMADMWLKSIRNPDVKFTK, from the coding sequence ATGGCAGATGAAAGTACGGGAAGCCGGCGGGCTTCCAATACTCAGCTACTAGAGGAGCTCGAAGCACTCAGTCAATCTCTCTATCAGTCTCACACTGCTGCTGTCACTCGAAGAACAGCCTCCCTTGCCCTTCCTCGAAGCTCGATTCCTCCGATATCATCCAATGATGAGATCGTCCCTAGTGCTGGAGTTGCAGCCAAAACTGAGGCCGTTAAAGTCAACAATAAACCTCTTCGCAGACGCCTGTCTTTGTCCCCATGGCGGTCTCGTCCAAAGCTTGACGAAGGAGGTGATCAGACAGAGAGTCAGCCTGCTAGGGGATCGAATCAAAGAGAGTTCAAGAAGTTGGAAGAAAAGCCTAGTTCAGAAGAGAAAAAGGGGCTTTGGAACTGGAAACCAATTCGTGCACTTTCCCATATTGGAATGCAGAAAATAAGTTGTTTGTTTTCTGTAGAAGTAGTCACAGCCCAAAACCTTCCAGCTTCAATGAATGGTCTCCGGCTCTCTGTATGTGTTAGAAAGAAGGAAACGAAAGACGGGTCAGTTCAAACAATGCCATCGAGGGTCTCACAGGGGGCTGCTGATTTCGAAGAGACCTTGTTTATTAGGTGCAATGTTTATTCCAACCAGGGTAGTGGAAAGCAACTCAAGTTTGAGCCTCGTCCGTTTTGGATATATGCACTAGCAGTTGATGCGCCAGAGCTTGATTTTGGCCGGAGTTCAGTGGATTTAAGGGAACTGATTCAAGAATCTATTGATAAGAGCCATGAAGGAGCTCGAGTTCGACAATGGGACACAAGTTTCAATCTTTTGGGAAAGGCTAAAGGAGGCGAGCTCGTATTGAAACTTGGATTTCAAATCATGGAAAAGGACGGAGGAACTGGGATTTACAGTCAAGCTGAGGAACCCAAGAACAAGTCCAAGTACTTATCATCCACTTCATTTGCCCGAAAGCAATCGAAGATGTCGTTTAGTGTTCCAAGCCCAAAATTATCTAGCAGAAAAGATGCGTGGACACCTTCACAGATTGGAACAACACCTAATGATCTTCATGGCATTGATGACTTGAACCTCGATGAACCAGCTCCAGCTCCAGTACCATCAACATCAAGAGCTGAGAATAAGCCAAAAGAACCAGACAGCAAAGCAGAAGACCTTGATATTCCAGATTTTGAAGTAGTTGATAAGGGAATTGAATTCCAAGAGACTAAAAAGAATACTGCGgaggaagatgaagaagaaaaggaaaGGGATTCAGTGAAGTCTATTGGAGAAACATTAGCTGGAAATGAAGTTGTAAAGGAAATTGTTCACGATCAAGTTCATACTAAAAGATTGTCAGAGCTAGATTCCATTGCGCAGCAGATAAAAGCTCTTGAATCCATGATGGGAGACGACCATAAGTCAGCACATATAGATGAAGATACTGAGTCGCAGAGATTAGACGAAGACGAAGATAAGGTGACAAGAGAGTTTCTTCAAATGCTTGAGGCGGAAGAAACTAATGAATATAAATTCAAGCAAGAAGATATTCCTACTATGCAACTCGAAGGAGCAGAGGAATCTGAAGAAAAAGAATCATCGAAAGCTTACCTCCCGGACCTTGGGAAGAACTTGGGCTGTATAATCCAAACCAGGGATGGCGGATACTTGGCCGCCATGAATCCTCTAGATACTGAAATATCAAGGAAGGAGACCCCCAAATTGGCTATGCAAATCTCAAGACCGTTTGTGATTCCGTTGAATGAGAATGAGCCCTTGAGTGGGTTCGAGTTCTTTCAAACAATGGCAGCCATGGAGCTCGACGAACTAACTTCGAAAATTCAGGGCTTGATGTCCATGGACGAACTGATGGGTAAAACTGCCGAACAGGTGGCGTTCGAAGGCATAGCTTCAGCGATCATCCATGGCAGGAACAAAGAAGGCGCAAGCTCGACCGCGGCTCGGACGGTTGCAGGAGTCAAAATAATGGCGACAGCTATGAATTCCGGGCGGAAAGAGAGGATCTCGACTGGAATTTGGAGCCTAAGCGAGAATTCAATGACACCAGAGGAGATCCTTGCGTTCTCGCTTCAGAAGATAGAGGTCATGGCGATGGAAGCTCTCAAAATCCAAGCGGAAATGACAGAAGAAGAAGCCCCATTCGACGTTTCACCACTAATTATTCCAAACACTAAACGCACTCATCCCATTTCCTCTTCCGTTCCATTGGAAGATTACAGTAGACACTCCAAAGGTTCAGAAACGCTGGCAATGGCGGTGGGGATTCAACTGAGGGATCCCATTAGGCGATACGAGGCAGTGGGAGGACCCATGATAGCTCTAATATACGCGAACCCAGCTCCAGAagaagaggaggaagaagaggaagagaagaGATTCAAGTTGACAAGCCTCCATGTGGGAGGGGTGAAGGTGAGAAACAGAGGAAAGAGGAGCGTTTGGGACAGTGAGAAGCAGAGGCTGACAGGCATGCAGTGGCTTGTATCGTACGGAATGGGAAAAGCAGGGAAGAAGACGAAGCAGAGTGCGTCGTCCAAAGCTCAAGACCTCTTGTGGAGCATCTCCGCTCGTGTCATGGCTGATATGTGGCTCAAGTCTATTAGGAATCCAGATGTTAAATTTACTAAGTGA